The following coding sequences are from one Hymenobacter sp. DG25A window:
- a CDS encoding STAS/SEC14 domain-containing protein — translation MSKLKPATIYFENAAGRLLEEPAGFMRTIWGSGPRRPEDTRAVFTHMMLALQRHGWSRILIDQRPMQPFTAEEQTWITQEWMPRAVSEGGYRHGAVIVSPNVMVRLATAYITTQVLGLPLQYRSFETEAEALAWLLQQPAAPQ, via the coding sequence ATGAGCAAGCTGAAACCCGCCACTATCTATTTTGAGAATGCCGCCGGGCGCCTGCTGGAAGAGCCTGCTGGGTTTATGCGTACCATTTGGGGCAGCGGCCCCCGCCGGCCCGAAGATACCCGGGCTGTGTTTACGCACATGATGCTGGCCCTGCAGCGGCACGGCTGGAGCCGCATCCTGATTGATCAGCGCCCGATGCAGCCCTTCACGGCGGAGGAGCAAACCTGGATAACCCAGGAGTGGATGCCCCGGGCGGTGTCCGAGGGCGGCTACCGCCACGGCGCGGTCATCGTTTCGCCCAATGTTATGGTGCGCCTGGCCACCGCCTACATTACCACCCAGGTGCTGGGGCTGCCCCTGCAGTACCGCTCTTTCGAAACGGAGGCCGAGGCTCTGGCCTGGCTTCTGCAGCAGCCCGCCGCTCCGCAGTAG
- a CDS encoding DUF5694 domain-containing protein, producing the protein MPQLLPALICLVGLFSCTATHTPAPTPATATAGHPTEIWLFSSPHLGQLHKPANPLTDVLTPRRQAELRALQDQMQRFRPDAILVEELPEQQARIDSLYQRYRQGQLVLDSLPDGRSEVFQLGFALGKRLGISRIYCVNAPGGTSQSILNQGTNLTLYEQATAEHRQFYKPVVEQFESGTITLAGLYSFLNSPAFLQQLHTLVYRTPARVTDGTLKPDPMVDAAFISPHHVGAEFISVFYNRDLKVYSNIVTTQLATGSSRILTIIGGRHVASLQGIFATDPAYRVVPAAAYLKHK; encoded by the coding sequence ATGCCCCAATTATTACCTGCCTTGATCTGCCTGGTTGGTCTGTTTAGCTGCACGGCTACGCATACCCCTGCCCCTACTCCCGCCACGGCTACGGCCGGGCACCCCACCGAAATCTGGCTATTCTCCTCGCCCCACCTGGGGCAACTGCACAAGCCCGCTAACCCACTGACTGATGTGCTGACGCCCCGGCGGCAGGCCGAGCTACGGGCCCTGCAGGACCAGATGCAGCGCTTCCGGCCCGATGCCATCCTGGTAGAAGAGTTGCCCGAGCAGCAGGCCCGCATCGACAGCCTGTACCAGCGCTACCGGCAGGGCCAGCTGGTGCTGGATAGCCTTCCCGATGGCCGCTCGGAAGTATTTCAGCTGGGCTTTGCATTGGGCAAGCGCCTGGGCATCAGCCGCATTTACTGCGTAAACGCCCCGGGTGGCACCTCGCAGAGTATTCTAAACCAGGGCACTAACCTGACGCTGTATGAGCAGGCCACCGCGGAGCACCGGCAGTTTTACAAGCCCGTGGTGGAGCAGTTTGAAAGCGGCACTATCACGCTTGCGGGCCTGTACTCCTTTCTCAACAGTCCGGCTTTTCTGCAGCAGCTGCACACGCTGGTGTACCGCACCCCCGCCCGGGTAACCGATGGCACTCTAAAGCCCGACCCCATGGTAGATGCCGCCTTCATTAGCCCGCACCACGTGGGGGCGGAGTTCATTTCCGTGTTTTATAACCGCGACCTGAAGGTTTACTCCAACATTGTAACCACGCAGCTGGCTACCGGCAGCTCCCGGATTCTCACCATCATCGGGGGCCGGCACGTGGCGTCTTTGCAGGGCATTTTCGCCACGGACCCCGCCTACCGGGTAGTGCCGGCGGCGGCTTATCTCAAGCACAAGTAG
- a CDS encoding T9SS type A sorting domain-containing protein, with amino-acid sequence MKNLYLLFLLAFGVVPLAWSQQPTTPGPGKLLLHTCQPGGAMQLVDIPATFKFPPRTGSGREALPPQVRIIYLIPTDRTYNPAYATAISNAALHVQSFYQQQMGNTKTFTLREPVVEVYQTPHDAAWYQTNPNGNNFAQFFYNVAQDGFAAVNGMYYDPQNVYVFYIDAEAACGQCGGCGGGGIVVMDSNDFKGLLNLPTTRYCPTDPEPPHYAPCLYVGRLAHEMGHAFGLPHPPGCDDGLPTCDYSDLLYLGYVDYPNTYISQAEKDTLNQSPFFTPQPLKVPPTGCDVLTSARRQAASIMQSISPNPAQGTATVHLRALSRKTTLTLTDALGREVRQYPVGARATEATLDLQGLNPGLYLLRTGTSSQRLLVK; translated from the coding sequence ATGAAAAACCTGTACTTACTTTTCCTGCTGGCTTTTGGAGTAGTTCCGCTGGCCTGGAGCCAGCAGCCTACCACCCCCGGCCCGGGGAAGCTGCTGCTGCATACCTGCCAGCCCGGCGGCGCCATGCAGCTGGTAGATATTCCCGCCACGTTTAAGTTTCCTCCCCGCACCGGCAGCGGGCGCGAGGCGCTTCCCCCGCAGGTGCGGATCATTTACCTAATCCCCACCGACCGGACCTACAACCCCGCCTATGCCACGGCTATAAGCAACGCGGCGCTGCACGTACAAAGCTTTTATCAGCAGCAAATGGGCAACACCAAAACCTTTACGCTGCGGGAGCCGGTGGTGGAAGTTTACCAGACGCCGCACGATGCGGCCTGGTACCAGACCAACCCCAATGGCAACAACTTTGCGCAGTTCTTCTATAATGTGGCCCAGGACGGGTTTGCGGCCGTGAACGGCATGTACTACGACCCGCAGAATGTGTACGTATTCTACATAGATGCCGAAGCGGCCTGCGGGCAGTGCGGCGGCTGCGGGGGCGGCGGCATTGTGGTCATGGATTCCAATGATTTCAAAGGCCTGCTCAACCTGCCTACCACCCGCTATTGCCCCACCGACCCCGAGCCGCCCCATTATGCGCCCTGCCTGTACGTGGGGCGACTGGCGCACGAGATGGGCCATGCCTTTGGCCTGCCCCACCCTCCCGGCTGCGACGACGGCCTGCCCACCTGCGACTACAGCGACCTGCTGTATCTGGGGTATGTCGACTACCCCAACACCTACATTAGCCAGGCGGAGAAAGACACCCTCAACCAGAGCCCCTTCTTTACGCCGCAGCCCCTGAAAGTGCCGCCCACGGGCTGCGATGTGCTGACGAGCGCCCGCCGGCAGGCTGCTTCCATCATGCAGAGCATTAGCCCCAACCCAGCGCAGGGCACCGCCACGGTGCATTTGCGGGCCCTCAGCCGCAAAACTACGCTTACCTTAACCGATGCCCTGGGCCGGGAAGTGCGCCAATACCCGGTAGGTGCCCGGGCCACCGAGGCCACGCTGGACCTGCAGGGCTTAAACCCCGGGCTATATCTGCTGCGCACCGGCACCAGCAGCCAACGCCTGCTGGTAAAATAA
- a CDS encoding sensor histidine kinase produces MNQVFTTISVSSSKVKITGGCIIGPPSEYLHTRNQDALLKFYSQLLIENKINETPRIGIDCLGFSYIIYKSLCYIGLIISSQKGKMPNKVVKKYSDNIFSDIYIKARIVDDYKIINFEEYIPISLVTGNIHELRGLNSKIVSSVDELIDFKSEKDWESSFDKADKNHKKIYVASRLTRFILDKLKLTRPDFFETARINTDKNFEIQRSVNKIVKIFRNDFKNKHLYSEGFTNQNMPGEKEYFEILLMILIENAIKYSIDLVRLYPRVRIQETMRRGQKVTITVSSYGQLIPKEDKERIFEPGFRSNINRSIASGTGMGLTNARKLAALFNCTLTYDCEYPVEQGINAGWNDFKITYMLNR; encoded by the coding sequence ATGAATCAGGTTTTTACAACAATTTCAGTATCATCTTCTAAAGTTAAAATAACCGGAGGCTGTATTATTGGCCCTCCAAGTGAGTACCTACACACTCGTAACCAAGATGCATTGTTGAAATTTTATTCCCAGCTATTAATTGAGAATAAAATCAACGAAACACCACGAATAGGAATTGATTGCCTTGGATTTAGCTATATAATATATAAAAGCCTATGTTATATAGGCTTGATTATTTCCTCTCAAAAAGGAAAAATGCCTAACAAGGTAGTTAAAAAATATTCTGACAATATTTTTAGCGACATCTATATCAAAGCAAGAATAGTTGATGATTATAAAATTATCAACTTTGAAGAATACATACCAATAAGCCTAGTCACTGGCAATATTCACGAGCTACGTGGATTAAACTCAAAAATCGTATCAAGTGTAGATGAGCTTATCGACTTTAAAAGCGAAAAAGATTGGGAATCTTCTTTTGATAAAGCCGATAAAAACCACAAAAAGATATATGTAGCATCAAGATTAACACGATTTATATTAGACAAACTAAAATTAACTAGACCGGACTTTTTTGAAACTGCAAGAATAAATACAGACAAAAATTTTGAAATACAGCGCTCTGTAAATAAAATAGTTAAGATATTCAGAAACGATTTTAAGAACAAACACCTTTACTCCGAAGGCTTCACAAATCAAAATATGCCTGGCGAAAAGGAATATTTTGAAATTTTATTAATGATACTTATAGAAAATGCTATTAAATACTCAATTGATCTTGTAAGGCTCTATCCAAGAGTTAGAATACAGGAAACTATGCGGCGGGGTCAAAAAGTAACAATTACAGTATCTTCCTATGGGCAACTTATACCTAAGGAAGACAAAGAGAGGATTTTCGAGCCTGGGTTTAGATCTAATATCAATCGTTCAATTGCCTCTGGCACTGGAATGGGATTAACTAATGCTAGAAAGCTAGCTGCATTGTTTAATTGCACTCTTACGTATGATTGCGAATATCCTGTTGAGCAAGGCATTAATGCTGGATGGAATGACTTTAAAATTACATACATGCTGAATAGATAA
- a CDS encoding response regulator: MIGKVSLLILITKTMFSFFKNKEDKSKKTEAHLIDELAPLTEFSHEEFEKAKLKARIAFVDDEEVNYVNRLQKDGYNVAYWEDIENIDDFANKGYNVVVLDIQGIGKTISESSEGWGILKYLKNTYPHIVVIMYTGADWSITKFKNQADQADDFIGKDFDYLDFKYTLDTNIKKAFSNKYHLEINKRELMKVIKGTDSPDEIIQILQKYGKDKELAIKKVKEVTSNGEVIKTASAFLSLAKTIFDLAN, encoded by the coding sequence ATGATTGGAAAAGTTTCATTACTTATTTTAATAACAAAAACAATGTTTTCATTTTTCAAAAACAAGGAAGACAAAAGCAAAAAGACAGAAGCACACCTGATAGATGAGCTAGCGCCTTTGACTGAATTCTCCCATGAAGAGTTTGAAAAAGCAAAACTCAAAGCACGTATTGCTTTTGTAGATGATGAAGAAGTAAATTATGTTAATCGTTTACAAAAAGATGGATACAACGTTGCATATTGGGAAGACATAGAAAATATAGATGATTTTGCAAATAAAGGATACAATGTTGTTGTGTTAGATATACAAGGTATTGGCAAAACCATTTCCGAGTCCTCTGAAGGCTGGGGAATTCTTAAATATTTAAAGAACACGTATCCGCATATTGTAGTAATAATGTATACCGGAGCAGATTGGTCTATAACCAAATTCAAAAACCAAGCTGACCAAGCAGATGATTTCATTGGCAAAGACTTTGATTATCTCGATTTTAAATACACACTAGATACAAATATCAAAAAAGCCTTTTCAAATAAATATCATTTAGAAATAAATAAGCGTGAATTAATGAAAGTAATCAAAGGAACTGATTCACCTGACGAAATTATTCAAATCCTGCAAAAATATGGCAAAGATAAAGAATTAGCCATAAAGAAGGTAAAGGAAGTAACCAGCAATGGAGAAGTAATAAAAACCGCTAGTGCGTTTTTATCGTTAGCAAAAACAATATTTGATCTTGCTAACTAA
- a CDS encoding ribonucleoside-diphosphate reductase subunit alpha, with amino-acid sequence MLVLKRDGRRESVKFDKVTARIEKLCYGLNMMFVSPVEVAKKVIDGIYDGVTTVELDNLAAETAASLTTKHPDYAILAARIAVSNLHKVTSKSFSSTMKRLYTYEDPKTGENASLIAKDVWEVIHKHAATLDSAIIYDRDYSYDYFGFKTLERSYLLRVDGKVVERPQHMLMRVAIGIHKDDLESAIETYNLMSERWFTHATPTLFNAGSPKPQLSSCFLLTMKDDSITGIYDTLKNCAQISQSAGGIGLSIHNVRATGSYIKGTNGTSNGIIPMLKVFNDTARYVDQGGGKRKGAFAIYIEPWHADIFDFLDLKKNHGKEENRARDLFYALWTPDLFMKRVEANADWTLMCPNECPGLGDTWGKDFERLYEKYEREGRGRKTIKAQELWFSILESQQETGTPYMLFKDAANSKSNQQNLGTIKSSNLCTEIMEYTDENEIAVCNLASLALPRYLKEENGTVMFDHDKLYEVTYHATKNLNKVIDINYYPVPEAERSNRRHRPIGLGVQGLADTFIALRMPFESDEASGLNKDIFETIYFAAMTASKDLAMKDGAYETFQGSPLSQGKFQFDLWGVTPDSGRWDWDTLRQQVMEHGVRNSLLVAPMPTASTAQILGNNESFEPYTSNIYVRRVLSGEFMVVNKHLLKDLVKLGIWNDQMKTAIIAANGSVQDIPNIPQHIKDLYKTVWEISQRRIIDMSADRGAYICQSQSLNLHVQNVNFGKLTSMHFHSWKKGLKTGMYYLRTKAAADAIKFTVQKQAAETLEPMNVADQAAAMACSLDNPDACEACGS; translated from the coding sequence ATGCTGGTACTCAAACGCGACGGTCGCCGCGAATCCGTGAAATTCGACAAAGTCACGGCACGCATTGAAAAGCTCTGTTACGGGCTTAACATGATGTTCGTATCGCCGGTGGAGGTGGCCAAAAAGGTCATTGATGGCATTTACGACGGCGTAACCACCGTAGAGCTGGACAACCTGGCCGCGGAAACCGCCGCCTCGCTCACCACTAAGCATCCCGACTACGCTATTCTGGCGGCGCGCATTGCCGTGAGCAATCTGCACAAGGTTACCTCCAAGTCGTTCAGCAGCACCATGAAGCGGCTGTACACCTACGAGGACCCCAAAACCGGCGAAAACGCTTCCCTCATTGCCAAAGACGTGTGGGAGGTAATTCACAAGCACGCCGCTACCCTGGACTCGGCCATCATCTATGACCGGGACTACAGCTACGACTACTTCGGCTTTAAAACCCTCGAGCGGAGCTACCTGCTGCGCGTAGACGGCAAAGTGGTAGAGCGACCCCAGCACATGCTCATGCGTGTCGCCATTGGCATCCATAAGGACGATCTGGAGTCGGCTATTGAGACCTACAACCTCATGAGCGAGCGGTGGTTCACGCACGCCACGCCTACGCTGTTCAACGCCGGCTCGCCCAAGCCCCAGCTCAGCTCCTGCTTCCTGCTCACGATGAAGGACGACTCCATCACGGGCATTTACGACACCCTGAAAAACTGCGCTCAGATTTCGCAGTCAGCCGGCGGCATTGGCCTGAGCATTCACAACGTGCGCGCCACCGGTTCCTACATCAAAGGCACCAACGGCACCAGCAACGGCATCATCCCGATGCTGAAAGTGTTTAACGACACGGCCCGCTACGTAGACCAGGGCGGCGGCAAGCGCAAAGGCGCCTTCGCCATCTACATTGAGCCCTGGCACGCCGATATCTTCGACTTCCTGGATCTAAAAAAGAACCACGGCAAGGAGGAAAACCGCGCCCGCGACCTGTTCTACGCCCTCTGGACGCCCGACCTGTTCATGAAGCGCGTGGAAGCCAACGCCGACTGGACGCTGATGTGCCCCAACGAGTGCCCCGGCCTGGGCGACACCTGGGGTAAGGACTTCGAGCGCCTCTACGAGAAGTATGAGCGCGAAGGCCGCGGCCGCAAAACCATTAAGGCGCAGGAGCTGTGGTTCTCTATTCTGGAAAGCCAGCAGGAGACCGGCACGCCCTACATGCTGTTCAAGGACGCTGCCAACAGCAAGAGCAACCAGCAGAACCTGGGCACCATTAAGTCCTCCAACCTGTGCACCGAGATAATGGAGTACACCGACGAGAACGAAATTGCGGTGTGCAACCTGGCCTCGCTGGCGCTGCCGCGCTACCTCAAAGAAGAAAACGGCACCGTGATGTTCGACCACGACAAGCTGTACGAGGTAACGTACCACGCCACCAAGAACCTGAACAAGGTAATTGACATCAACTACTACCCCGTGCCCGAGGCGGAGCGCAGCAACCGCCGCCACCGCCCCATCGGGTTGGGTGTGCAGGGGCTGGCCGATACGTTCATTGCGCTGCGCATGCCCTTCGAGAGCGACGAGGCAAGCGGACTGAACAAGGACATCTTCGAGACCATCTACTTCGCGGCCATGACGGCCTCCAAGGACCTGGCCATGAAGGACGGCGCCTACGAAACCTTCCAGGGCTCACCCCTGAGCCAGGGCAAGTTCCAGTTTGATCTGTGGGGCGTAACGCCCGACTCCGGCCGTTGGGACTGGGATACCCTGCGCCAGCAGGTAATGGAGCACGGCGTGCGCAACTCCCTGCTGGTAGCGCCCATGCCGACGGCTTCTACGGCCCAGATTCTGGGTAATAACGAGTCGTTTGAGCCGTATACCTCCAACATTTACGTGCGCCGCGTGCTGAGCGGCGAGTTTATGGTGGTGAACAAGCACCTCCTGAAGGACCTGGTGAAGCTGGGCATCTGGAACGATCAGATGAAGACGGCCATCATTGCCGCCAACGGCTCGGTGCAGGACATCCCCAACATTCCGCAGCACATTAAGGACCTGTACAAAACGGTGTGGGAGATTTCGCAGCGCCGCATTATTGATATGTCCGCTGACCGGGGCGCCTACATCTGCCAGAGCCAGAGCCTGAACCTGCACGTGCAGAACGTGAACTTCGGCAAGCTCACCAGCATGCACTTCCATAGCTGGAAGAAGGGCCTGAAAACCGGCATGTACTACCTGCGCACCAAAGCCGCCGCCGATGCCATCAAGTTCACGGTGCAGAAGCAAGCCGCCGAAACCCTGGAGCCCATGAACGTAGCCGACCAGGCCGCCGCCATGGCCTGCTCCCTGGATAATCCGGACGCCTGCGAGGCGTGTGGCTCTTAA